The Pseudomonadota bacterium DNA segment TCCAAACTGAAAGAGTCCGGGCATTATGAAAAATTTGTCGGTCGCCTCATCTGCAAGGACGGGTCGATTAAAAATATCGAGGTCAGTTCTTCAGCCGTCTATGATAATGGTGGCGAATTCATAGGTTCTCTCGATATCGTCCGGGATATCACGGCCCGTCTTAAAACCGATGAGGATATCAGAAGGCGGTTTGAAACCATGATGTCCGAACGGTCCGATGAACTCGCCCGGACCAATAAGCTGCTGATTGAAAAGATCAAGCAGCGGCAGGAGGCCGAAGATGCCCGACGGGCCTCCGAAAACAAGATCCGGCGGATCTTTGAGAGTTTACGGGAGGATTATTTTTTCTATTCAAGGGATCTGGCGGGGGTGTTTGTCTACTTAAGCCCGTCTATTCAGGACGTTCTGGGATACAGCCGTAAAGAATTTGCTGAACATGCAACTCTCTACAGGACCGCGAATCCGGTGAACGATCTGGCGGCCGACGCCTTGAAGCAGATCAGAAACGGCAGGAACCGGGCCTCATTCGAGCAGGAATTTGTCGCCAAGGACGGGATTATTCACTGGCTTGATTTCAGTGAAGTCCCCCTGCGGGACGAGTCGGGAAAAATTATCGGCGCTGAAGGGGTGGCCCATGATATCACCGACCGGAAACTGCTGGAAAAGGAGATTCTTAAAACCCAGAAACTGGAATCGACCGGGATTCTGGCCGGCGGCATCGCCCATGATTTCAATAACCTGCTGTCCGCGATCCTCGGGAATATCTCCCTGGCCAAGATATACGCCGAGCCTGAGAGCAAGGTGTTCGAGAAACTTGAACAGACGGAAAAAGCCTCCTGGCGGGCCAGGGACCTTACCCAGCAGCTTCTGACCTTTGCCAAGGGCGGCTCTCCCGTCACCCGACCTGAGTCCATAGAGGAGATGGTCAAGGACTCCGCCTGGTTTACCCTGCGCGGTTCAAACGTGAAGTGTGCGTTCCATGCGCCGGACGACCTGATGGCGGTGGATGTCGATGAAGGGCAGATCTGCCAGGTCATCCAGAATATTGCCCACAATGCCGACCAGGCCATGCCGGACGGTGGGAACTTCACCGTTACCGCCAGCAACGTCACCATCGATTCATCAAGCCAGCTGCCGCTTTCCGACGGCCCCTATGTTCTTATTTCGTTAAAAGACGACGGGCCGGGGATCAGCAAAAAGGACCTTGAGAAAATTTTTGACCCATATTTTACAACCAAAAGAAAGGGGAGCGGCCTCGGACTTGCGATAAGCTATTCCATCGTGAGGAGCCACGGCGGACTCATCACCGCCACATCCGTCAAGGGACAAGGCACCGAGTTTCTGATTTATCTGCCGGCGACTGAACACAAGCCTTTGGCCGTGGTAAAAGATGACGGCAAAAGTCTGTCCCGCAAGGGGAGCGGAAGAATCCTGATCATGGACGATGACGAGATTGTCAGGGAAATCGGTTGCGAAATGCTCGAACATCTCGGTTACCGGGCGGTTGCGGTCAGCGACGGAAAAATGGCCGTTGATCTCTATCAGGAGGAACTGGCGGCGGGGGACCCATTTGATGTGGTGATTCTTGATCTCACTGTTCCCGGTGGCATGGGGGGGCAGGAGACAATCCGGCAGCTCAAGGTGATCAATCCGGACGTCAAGGGGATTGTCTCCAGCGGTTATGCCAACGATGAGATTCTCGCCAATCATCGTGAGTACGGGTTTCTGACAATAATGCCCAAACCTTACAAGATTGAAGGCCTCAACGAAATTCTGAAAAACATCCTCTCGGAGTGATTATTGTTTCGCATTTGATTGATGGCATTTATGACCTGACTTATGATGGCATTTTGAAATTGTCTTTTATCCTTGACGGACCACATTCCTTACCTTTATAGATAAAGGTTTTCTATGATTTTTTAAGCTTCAGAGGCCATGTTATGAAAGGCAGCGTCAAAAGAGAACTCATCGGCAATGAAGGAATGGTCATTCTCGACACCCTGCGGCGCCTGATCCGCAGAAATGCCGTTGAAAATCTGTTGAAGCTGCTCCAGAAGACTCATCCTGCAGATATTGCCTGGGTTTTTCGACATCTCAACCCCGACGAAAGAAAATTCACTTTCAATATTATTGCCCAGACGGAAGCCATCAGCGAGTTCTTAAGCGAACTCGACCAGTCCATCATGCTGGAGCTTGTTGAAACCCTCACCCCCCAGTTCATGACCACGATCATCAAGGCCATGGCATCGGACGATGCCGCTGATATCCTGGAGGTTCTTCCCAAGGATCTTGCCAATGAAATCCGCCGCCTGATGGGCAAGGAAGACCGGGAAGAGGTCGATGAACTCCTGCAATATCTTCCAGACACCGCCGGAGGGCTGATGTCTCCGGATTTCATGTCTCTTGACGAGGAGCTGAGTGTCGGGGATGCGATCCAGAAAATCCAGGAGCGCAGTGAGGAGATGGAGATGTCTTTCTATCTCTATATCACCCACGGTGATGATGAGCAGCTGTCGGGTGTTCTTTCAATGCGGGAGCTGCTCATGCATCCGCCTTACCGGCTATTGAAAAACATCATGAATCCGAACGTGCTGGCCGTTGCCACCGATACCGACCAGAGCGAGGTCGCCCATATCGTGGCCCAGTATAATTTTCTGGCCATCCCGGTTGTGGATTCCTCCTACAATCTGGTCGGTATCGTCACCGTTGATGATGTGATCGATGTTATCCGGGCCGAGGCCACCGAAGATTTCCTGCAGATGGCCGGCGCCGGTAAAGACCGTGAAATTCTGCTGAAATCGACGATCGACAATGCCCTGATTAGGGCGCCCTGGCTTTTTGCGAGCTGGCTCGGTGGTCTTATAGCGGTGTTCATTATCACCTTCTTTGAAGAGGAACTCAGCAAAGTGATCGCCCTCGCCGCCTTTATCCCGATAGTTATGGGTATGGGCGGTAATATTGCCACCCAGTCGAGCACCATTGTGGTGCGAGGTATTGCCACCGGCAGAATCAACATGAAGGCCCTGGCCAATGTTATTTTCAAGGAGATGAGAGTCGGTCTGATTCTTGGTGCATTTTACGGTATTTTTCTTGGCCTGATCGCTCATTTCGGCTATCTGGAAACTGCCAATTTCGGCATAGTCATCGGTCTGTCCGTTCTTTTCGCAATGACACTGGCAACAACGGTCGGCACCTTTGTCCCTCTCATTCTGCGTCGCCTGGATATTGACGCGGCAATCGCTACCGGCCCTTTCGTTACCACCGCCATTGATATACTTGGTGTGTCCGCCTATTTCCTGATCGCCAAACTCATCCTCAATCTTTGATCGGTCATGTACAGTTCAAAACCCCAGTCTTTTCGGGACAGGGTCCCGACTTACCTGGTTTGGGCCCTCTGCCTTTTTGCCCTCTGGCATATCTTCGTACCCGACCGGCTCCCGGTAACCGATCCTGATGCCGTTCCGAGGAGTGTCACCCCGAGCGGAAATCTGGCTGATGATGAGCGGAACACGATCAGTCTCTTCAAGAATGCATCACCTTCGGTTGTCTACATCAACAGCATAGAATTGCGCAGGGACTTTTTCAGCCTGAATGTTTATGAGATTCCGCGGGGTACCGGTTCCGGGTTTGTCTGGGATCATGAAGGGCGGATTGTTACCAATTTTCACGTGATTGGCGATGCCGGCAGGGTTGAGGTTACTCTTGCCGACAACTCAACCTGGAAGGCATCCCTGGTTGGCGCCGCTCCAGACCGGGACCTTGCCGTGCTGCAGATCTCGGCTCCTCCGGAACGATTAAAACCCATTACCGTCGGCGACTCGGAAACCCTGCAGGTCGGGCAGAAGGTTTTTGCCATCGGCAATCCCTTCGGGCTTGACCAGACGATCACCAGCGGCATTGTCAGCGCCCTCGGCCGTGAGATCAAATCTGTGACCGGCCGGACCATCCAGGGGGTCATCCAGACCGATGCGGCCATCAACCCCGGGAATTCCGGCGGCCCTCTTCTCGACAGTTCAGGAAGGCTTATCGGTGTGAACACCATGATTTACAGCCCTTCAGGAGGGAGCGCCGGGATCGGTTTTGCGGTGCCGGTTGAATCCGTCAACCGGGTTGTCCCACAGATCATCAGACACGGCAAGGTGATCAGGCCCGGTCTCGGGGTGACTCTGGCGAGTCGTGAAATCCATGACCGCCTTGGTATCAAGGGGGTTCTGATCATCAGCGTCAGCAAGGGCGGCGCTGCAGACAGGGCTGGTCTCCGGGGGACAAGAAAGTCCTGGGGAGATATCATTCTCGGCGATATCATCATTGCTGTTGATACGCATCAGGTCAGTGATTATGATGAACTGCGCAATGTTCTTGATAATTACAGGGTTGGTGATCAGATTACAGTGGTCGTGATCAGGGATCAGAAAAAGCTCGAACTGCAACTCACTCTCGAAGAGGTCGGTTGATTGACCTGGTGGACCAAAGCCATAAGAAGTCTCATTTCCTCGGAGGAAGGAGAGAGGCTTGACCTGTTCCAGGTTTTTCCCGGAATCCGAAGGTTTCTCGCGACCCGTCAGCACTATGCCTACCTGCGTACCGCCGGTGATGTTCTTTTTGTTCTGGTTGTCGTTTCCGGTCTCTTCGGGCCTGCCGCTGCGGACAGCAATATCGCAGTTTTTCTCACCTGGGGTCTGTTGTGGCCTGCCATCGTACTCAGCTGGTTTTTTGTAGGTCGCATGTGGTGCGGGATCTGCCCCTTTCCGGGGCTCGGCGTTTTTCTGCAGCGCAAAGGACTTTCCCTGAATCTTCCGGTCCCGAGATTTCTTCAGAAATACGGGGTGTATTCCTCGGTTTTTCTCCTTGCTCTCATCATCTGGATCGAAGTGGTCGCAGGTCTTGATCAGTCGCCGGTGGGAACCTCATGGCTGGTCCTTTCCATCGTCGGCGGAGCTGCGATATTAAGTGTTCTTTTCAACGGCCAGTCGTGGTGTCGGCATCTCTGCCCGCTGGGCCGAATCAGCGGGGCGGCGGCAACCCTTTCAATCACGGAGTTCAGACCGGACCATTCCCGATGCCGGGTCTGTGAAACATATGCCTGCCGGAAGGGGAACAGCGAGAAAAAAGGGTGTCCGGTTTATCTCGGCGCCTTCGGGGTCCAGAACAATCTGCATTGTCTGGTTTGTGGCCATTGCCTGCCGTTATGTGAATTCAACTCGCCGCAGCTGCTCCTCAGGAATCCCTATTCAGAGCTGATCAGGAACAAGGGGCGGTATATCACCTGTACCTATATTGTTCCTTTCCTGATCGGCTCGCAGATCTCACGGTTCTTTCGTCTTCATGAAGAGCCGTATCACCTTTTCACCTCCTGGCTTGGACTGTCGGATGCCATGGCCTTCAGTTTGTTACTGGTGATCGGTTTTGTGGTGGTTCTTGCATTGATCAGGCTTGGCTCACTGCTGTTCGGAATAAGTGAGGATCCGCTCTTCGGCAAGTTTTCACCACTTGTTCCGGTGCTTATTCCAATGGCTTTTACCGGAGAGCTGATCTACAGGATGTCATATTTTGCAGCGGGGATTGGCGATTTTCTGCCGACCATCGGCAGGCAGTTTTCCCTTCCTTTTCTGGAACAGATTTCATTTTCGGTTCCGGACTTTCCCATTCAGATTCTTTCTGCTTTTTTCATGCTGAACGGAGCCATTGCCGGGACGTATATTTTCTGGCGATTATGTCTTGAGGATTTTGAAGGGATCGTGCTGCTGAAAAATTTTCTCTGCATCAACCTGCTCATCATGACCCTGCTGATTCTCTACCTTGCGGTGATATTCTGAGCAACAGCAGGGTGCCGTCTGCATCCATCGGACTCAGCTGATATTGCCGCTTTTTCTGTTTTCAGCCGCTCTCTTTTTCTGTTTTTTCTTGGCAAGGGCTCGCATATCCTGGGTCTGGTCGGACTCGTCCATAATTTCATGGCCGACGATCTCTTCAATGATATCCTCAAGACTGATGACACCGGTCACACTGCCGTATTCATCGACAACCACGAAAAGGTGGCGTTTCATTTCAAAGAAATCGAGCATGGTTCTGCTGAGTCTTGCCGATTCAGGTACAAAGTGGGCGGGATGAATCATGGTAGAAATTTTTATGCTGTCCATTCCTTCGGCGGCAGCCTGAAGCACGTCTTTTCGTAAGACAATACCGGTTATTTCGTCCGGTTTGCGATTGTAGACCGGAACCCTGCTGTGATAATTCCATTTGTTGGCGTGGGTTAATGCCTCCGCGACGGTGAGGTTTTCATCAAGGCTGAAAGTAACGGTTCTCGGGGTCATCACGTCGATTACATATTTGTTTTTAAGTTCCAGGATGTTCCCGATGACTTTCTCTTCCTGGGAGTCTATTTCTCCTGATTTCCGGCTTAATGCCGCAATGGCCTTCACCTCGTCCTGGGAGGCCGGGTATTTATTGTTGTGCCTCGGAATCATTCTGGTCAGGGCCTGGAAGAACCAGATGATCGGGGTCAGGATTTTCACCATCAAGGTGATCGGCAAAGCAATCCAGGGGGAGATTTCCCGGCAATAGGCGACGCCGATGGTCTTGGGGAGAATTTCCGAGAAAATCAGGATGGTCATGGTGAAAGCTGCAGAAAAAAGCGCCAGTCGCGACTCCCCGAAAACTGCCGCGGCTGCAGCGCCTGCCACCGCGGCGCCCATGGTGTTGGCGATCGTGTTCAGGGTGAGGATGGCGGTGATCGGTCTATGAATATCGGCCTTCAGAGAGCGGAGGGCTTTTGCCGATCCGACCCCCTTTTTGTCCAGTATCTCAATATGGGTCAAAGGGACGGAGTAAAGCGCTGCCTCCAGGATACTGCATATTGCGGAAATGCCGACAGCCATACCCACGGCCAGACAGAGTTGGGTGATCAAGGTGCCTCCTTTGGAGAAATAAAAAGATTGAGTGATTTGCCGATTGATTCTGTCAACGATTTAATAATATACTTTTTCAGATCAATACAGAAATAAAGCTTCAGTTGAGCAGCTCGTCTGCTCGTACCGATAGGATAAGCTTGCCAGACATCGAGACTTATACCCGAAGGGTGGAAGATCTTTCATGCCGGGGAGGCTGTCAGAGCCAATTGATTCCGCGCGGACAGGTGAAGAGGGCTTCTGGTCATGGGAAAAAAGTATTCTATCATGGTGGTTGACCATGATTCTGAGAATCTTGACAAGTTCCGGACTTTCCTGGTCGGCAAGGGACATCTCTCAAACTTCTGTACTTCCATGTCCGAAGCGAAATCGCTGATGATCGGGGTTTATCCTGATGTCTTTATCTCCAGACTGGATGTCGAGGATGATGACGGTGACATCCTGCCGTATGTCAGTAAAAATTTCCCGAATGCCATCAGAATTGCTTATGACGACAAGGAAAAAGAATCCGATCTGATGCGTCAGGTCGCTTCAGGCAATGCCCATCGCTATCTGTGTCTCCCCTGGGATGCGACCAGAATAAAAAATGCCCTTTCAAAAGACATTTACACCAGATCAAGAATCAGTCTGCACCGCTGCTGGAAGTTTATCGTCAAAAACAAGATAAAACCTGCCCTGCCGGAGATTGTCAAAGATATCGAGGTACTGATCAGGGATGAGGAGTTTTCGTTTGACAAACTGGTGCGTCTCATCGAAAAAGATCCGGTGATCACCGCAAATATCCTCAAGGTTGTCAATTCGGCCGCATTTGCAAAAAACGGCACCATCGGCGATCTTTATCATGCCGTGACCTACCTCGGGGTTTCGCGGGTCCGGGAGCTTGTGCTGTTTATCTGTGCAAAAGAAGCAGTCACGTTACACCGGAAATTCTCCGAACATGCCCGGGAAGTCGCAGACCACTGCTACAAGTGCAGTCGACTGGCCGGCCTGATTGCTGAAGAGATTCTGCCGGGCAGGGAAAAATCAACAACCACTGCGGCCCTGCTCCATGATATCGGTAAATTTCTCTTTTTCACCTACGCCGAAAACAACCCTTATCTTCAGTTTAAAGAGCTTAAAAGTTTCTTTGACATGGCCTCTTCGGAATATGAGGTAGAAGAGTTTGGGGTTACCCATGCCCAGCTCGGCGGCGCCCTGATGCTCTGGTGGAACCTGCCGATGACCATTGTCGAGACTGCTGCCAATCACAATATGCCGCTTGACAAGCTCAATGGAATCGTTCGGGTTGTGGCCATCGCTGACCGGTGTCTGCTCGAGGCACACCCCGGAAACACTATCCAGACCGATCTCAACCTGATTGCCGATAAGTTTCCCGTTGATAACTGGCGGAAGATTGCTCAGAAACTTCATCAGGATGGGGAGAATCCTTTCGACTGAAAGGTGCTCGGTTTTCCCGCTAAAAAAGTTGTGCCGGTAGATGGCTGTCCGGTTCTGTTGTTCCCAGCTGAACCCATGCAATTCTCAGGCAGGTCTGAAATTTCCCCGATCAGAAATCTTTGGAGAAGGCGGTATAAAAATGTTTTTCTTACGGCCAGCTGCCGCCAATTTATGTTAAATTGTCAGCTCATTTCCAGATTGCATTGAGTTTGTGATTTGTAACCATATGACGGGCTTGCCAATTAAATCGAATTCTTACCATACCGGAGTTTACAATGATCAAGGTGAGCAGCAGGCCATTTGCTGAAAGCAGGGAGGACACCGCAGTCTGCTTTGTCTATCAGAACAGTAAAAAACAGGTGTATTCATCGGACAAGGGAATATCCGAATATATCACCCAGGCCTGCAAGTCAGGTGATTTTAAAGGGAAGGAAGGCGAGACGCTTCTTTTCTATCCGACGATGACCGGAGGAACTGCCCGGGGAAAAAGGGTTGCGAGGGTCTTGGTTATCGGTTTGGGCAAGGATGAGCCGGACCTGGAAATGTTCCGCAAGGCCGGTGGTGCGGCTGCCGCTGCAGCAGTGAAGACTAAGGCGGCAACCATCAGTGTTGAGCTGCCCGCATGCAAGTCTTTGACGGAGATGGAGATTGCCGGAGCGATCACGGAAGGGCTTGTTCTGGGGACCTACCAGTTCAACAAATATAAGAATGTTGACACAGAGGATGACAAACCAGGAAAAATACAAAGCATTACCCTGCACGCGAGAAAAGGGGAAAAGATCGAGACGGCATCCGCCAGGGCCCTGGTTACTGCCGAAGCAGTCTGCCTGGCTAGAGACATGGCGAATGAGCCGGGAAATTTCTGGACCCCGGAACATTTTGAAAAAGCCGGACGGAAAATTGCCAAAAAACACGGTCTCTCCTGTACCGTTATGAACAGCGCCGCCATGAAGATGATGCGCATGGGTGGCATTCTCGGGGTAAGTCAGGGTTCGGCCCGGCCCCCCAAGATGGTGACCCTTGAATACCGTTCCGGTGAAAAGAATCCGACCCTGCTTCTGGTCGGCAAGGGATTGACCTTCGATTCCGGCGGTATTTCCCTGAAACCGGGGCTCGGGATGCAGGATATGAAGTTCGATATGTGCGGCGGCGCGGCAGTCCTGGCGGTGATGCAGGCGATAGGCGCCCTGAAACCGAAAGGAATCAATGTAGTCGGTATTGTGCCGGCCGCGGAGAATCTTCCCGGCCCGGAGGCCCTGAAGCCCGGCGATGTCATCACCCATTACAACGGCAAAACGGTGGAAGTGCAGAACACCGATGCCGAAGGCCGCCTGATCCTTGCTGATGCACTCGCCTATGGGATCAAAAAACACAAGCCGGCAGCGGTGATTGACCTGGCAACCCTTACCGGTGCTGTGATCATAGGCCTTGGCCACCATCTCACCGGCTTGATGAGCAATGATGAAAAACTTGCAACTGCCCTGTTGCGGAGTGGAGAAAAAACCGGAGAGCCCCTGTGGCGTCTCCCCCTCGGGAAAGAGTATCGAAAACAGCTTGACTCCAGAATCGCCGATCTGAAAAACATCGGCGGCAAATCTGCCGGAACCATCACTGCCGCCTGTTTTCTCCAGGAATTTGTCGGAAAAACACCCTGGGCCCATCTTGATATTGCCGGGACCGCGTGGGATTATACGAAAAAATCATATGTGCCTGAAGGACCCTCCGGTGTCGGGGTCAGGACACTTGTCGATCTTGTCATGAACTGGAAGAAAGAATAGCAGTATCCCCGGTAAATTCTGGAGCACTCGATGACATTCAATGCCTTGGCCATTCATGAAGGGATGTTCAACAGTTTTTTCAGACACGCCAACATCGGCATGTCTCTGACATCTCTGCAGGACGGCTCTTTCCTGATGGTGAATCCCGCTTTTTGTGAAATGCTTGGCTTCACTGAAGAGGAACTTCTTTCGATCAAACATGCCAATGTGGTTCATCCGGGAGACCTCGGTGAGCATAACAGCCATTTCACCTGTCTTGTCAAAGGGAAAGCGGTCTCGGCGAACTATGAGCTTCGCTATCGAAACAAAAGCGGGGAAACACTGTGGGCCCTTGTCGGATCATTTCTCCTGAACGATGACAACGGCTCCCAGCAATATCTTGTTACCCATATCCAGGATATCACCAGAGTCAGGCATCTTGAACTCCAACTGCGTCAGGCCCAGAAACTGGAGGCCATCGGCACCCTGGCCGGAGGAATCGCGCATGATTTCAATAACATCCTGGCGGCAATCCTTGGATTTACCAGCATGGCCAGAGACGATATATCAGAATCAAATCCCGCCAGATATCAGCTTGATGAGGTGATCAAGGCCGGAAACAGGGCCAAGGATCTGGTCAAACACATCCTGACCTTCAGCAGGCAATCGGACCTGCAGCGAAATCCGATGCTCCCCGACGAACTTGTCAATGAGGCGCTTGATCTTCTTCGTGCCTCCCTGCCGGCAACCATCGAAATCCAAAGAAATATTGCTTCCGATATCGGGACCATCATGGCCGATTCCACCCAGATCCATCAGGTCATCATGAACCTGTGCACCAATGCTTCACATGCAATGGATGAAAATGGCGGCATTCTCGGGGTGACTCTTGACCGTGTTGAGATGTCTGCTGCCGATCTGGCAGAAGATAAGGGTCTGCTCCCGGGTCCGTTTGTACGGATCAGAATCACAGATACCGGGACGGGCATTGCCCCTGATATTATCGATAGAATTTTTGAGCCGTATTTCACAACCAAGGAGGTTGGCAAAGGTTCGGGACTCGGTCTTGCGGTGGTGCATGGCATTGTCAAGACCCATGGCGGCAAAATCACCGTGGAGAGTGAGCCTGGCAAGGGCACGGCATTTACCATATATTTCCCTCTGATCGAGGAACAGTACCGCAATGCTTTCCTGGATGCAGGGCCGCTTCCTACAGGAAAGGAGCGAATTCTCATCATTGATGATGAAACGGTCATGGTTGAGATGACCATCAAAATCCTGGTCCGACTCGGGTATGAAGTTGTCGGCAGGGCAGGGAGTGCGGAAGCGCTGGAACTGTTCGCCGAAAACCCTGACGCATTTGATCTGATCATCACCGACCAGACGATGCCGGGCATGACCGGGATAAAAATGGCCGAAGAGATGCTCAGGATCAGGCCCGATATCCCGATTATTCTCAGAACCGGGTACAGTTCCAAGGTTGATGAGGAAAAGGCGAGGGCTATCGGGATCAAAAAATATGCCCTGAAGCCCATTGACTTAAGAGAACTATCGGCCATGATCCGCGAACTGCTGGATGAAAAGGCGAGCCGCTGAACCTGTTTTCACTGCAGAAGACACAGAAAGGACAGAAGGATAATAAACCAGCTGCATTATTCTTTATGCTCTGAGTCGCCTGCAATTGACATTTTACTTGAGGAGAACTCCCATGTGTATGGATGTGAGAAAGAAATGTGAGTGCGGAAGACATTTAATCCAGTTCCACCTTCGGGACAACATCCTGATCCCTGAAGTTATTATCAATCTCTACTGTCCGAAATGCCATGGCCCGGAAAATTTCGATTCCCTCACCATGCTGAATGATAATAACTGGATTATTGAATACGATATGGTCATGGCGAAGATGATGGTGGTCCAGAAGTTGATGGTCGATATGGAAGCGGTCACCCCGGAATTTATTTTTGATCGGGGTTACGCCTGCTGGCAGGAGATGTATCCGGGAGAACATGCCGAGATAAAAAAGGAAAGGGATGCGATTATCAAACTTGCCAAAACCGACCAGAAAAAATACCTGGAAACAATCCAGAAATGGAATATCGAGCGGATAAATCAGCTGAAGGCCCAAGGGTGGAGAAAGGTTCTGCGGGCCTGAGAGAAGAGGCAATTAAGAATGAAAAGTGAAGAATGAAAAATTGGGAAACACACAAAAAGCCCGTCAAAGTTGTTTTTGCCGGGCTTTTGAAATTTTGTGAGGCGACCCCCAAGCCGGACATGATTGAACAAGGCTGAATCCGGCTTCAAATAAAGATTCAGGCGCAGTATTCGACTTGAAAAAAGCTGCTGCAATCCTGATGATATTCAAAGATGTTGTTGATCTGTTCTTCAGATAAACTGTCAACGTAGTGGGCCAGGTTCCGGGCCGGAATTTTTTTGGCATCACTTACCGGACAATGGGAATTGATAAAATCATGCCCCAGCGGACAGCCGTTGAGTATCAGGTTCTGCAGGTTC contains these protein-coding regions:
- a CDS encoding PAS domain S-box protein — translated: SKLKESGHYEKFVGRLICKDGSIKNIEVSSSAVYDNGGEFIGSLDIVRDITARLKTDEDIRRRFETMMSERSDELARTNKLLIEKIKQRQEAEDARRASENKIRRIFESLREDYFFYSRDLAGVFVYLSPSIQDVLGYSRKEFAEHATLYRTANPVNDLAADALKQIRNGRNRASFEQEFVAKDGIIHWLDFSEVPLRDESGKIIGAEGVAHDITDRKLLEKEILKTQKLESTGILAGGIAHDFNNLLSAILGNISLAKIYAEPESKVFEKLEQTEKASWRARDLTQQLLTFAKGGSPVTRPESIEEMVKDSAWFTLRGSNVKCAFHAPDDLMAVDVDEGQICQVIQNIAHNADQAMPDGGNFTVTASNVTIDSSSQLPLSDGPYVLISLKDDGPGISKKDLEKIFDPYFTTKRKGSGLGLAISYSIVRSHGGLITATSVKGQGTEFLIYLPATEHKPLAVVKDDGKSLSRKGSGRILIMDDDEIVREIGCEMLEHLGYRAVAVSDGKMAVDLYQEELAAGDPFDVVILDLTVPGGMGGQETIRQLKVINPDVKGIVSSGYANDEILANHREYGFLTIMPKPYKIEGLNEILKNILSE
- the mgtE gene encoding magnesium transporter, with the protein product MKGSVKRELIGNEGMVILDTLRRLIRRNAVENLLKLLQKTHPADIAWVFRHLNPDERKFTFNIIAQTEAISEFLSELDQSIMLELVETLTPQFMTTIIKAMASDDAADILEVLPKDLANEIRRLMGKEDREEVDELLQYLPDTAGGLMSPDFMSLDEELSVGDAIQKIQERSEEMEMSFYLYITHGDDEQLSGVLSMRELLMHPPYRLLKNIMNPNVLAVATDTDQSEVAHIVAQYNFLAIPVVDSSYNLVGIVTVDDVIDVIRAEATEDFLQMAGAGKDREILLKSTIDNALIRAPWLFASWLGGLIAVFIITFFEEELSKVIALAAFIPIVMGMGGNIATQSSTIVVRGIATGRINMKALANVIFKEMRVGLILGAFYGIFLGLIAHFGYLETANFGIVIGLSVLFAMTLATTVGTFVPLILRRLDIDAAIATGPFVTTAIDILGVSAYFLIAKLILNL
- a CDS encoding trypsin-like peptidase domain-containing protein; this translates as MYSSKPQSFRDRVPTYLVWALCLFALWHIFVPDRLPVTDPDAVPRSVTPSGNLADDERNTISLFKNASPSVVYINSIELRRDFFSLNVYEIPRGTGSGFVWDHEGRIVTNFHVIGDAGRVEVTLADNSTWKASLVGAAPDRDLAVLQISAPPERLKPITVGDSETLQVGQKVFAIGNPFGLDQTITSGIVSALGREIKSVTGRTIQGVIQTDAAINPGNSGGPLLDSSGRLIGVNTMIYSPSGGSAGIGFAVPVESVNRVVPQIIRHGKVIRPGLGVTLASREIHDRLGIKGVLIISVSKGGAADRAGLRGTRKSWGDIILGDIIIAVDTHQVSDYDELRNVLDNYRVGDQITVVVIRDQKKLELQLTLEEVG
- a CDS encoding 4Fe-4S binding protein, with product MTWWTKAIRSLISSEEGERLDLFQVFPGIRRFLATRQHYAYLRTAGDVLFVLVVVSGLFGPAAADSNIAVFLTWGLLWPAIVLSWFFVGRMWCGICPFPGLGVFLQRKGLSLNLPVPRFLQKYGVYSSVFLLALIIWIEVVAGLDQSPVGTSWLVLSIVGGAAILSVLFNGQSWCRHLCPLGRISGAAATLSITEFRPDHSRCRVCETYACRKGNSEKKGCPVYLGAFGVQNNLHCLVCGHCLPLCEFNSPQLLLRNPYSELIRNKGRYITCTYIVPFLIGSQISRFFRLHEEPYHLFTSWLGLSDAMAFSLLLVIGFVVVLALIRLGSLLFGISEDPLFGKFSPLVPVLIPMAFTGELIYRMSYFAAGIGDFLPTIGRQFSLPFLEQISFSVPDFPIQILSAFFMLNGAIAGTYIFWRLCLEDFEGIVLLKNFLCINLLIMTLLILYLAVIF
- a CDS encoding hemolysin family protein; the encoded protein is MAVGISAICSILEAALYSVPLTHIEILDKKGVGSAKALRSLKADIHRPITAILTLNTIANTMGAAVAGAAAAAVFGESRLALFSAAFTMTILIFSEILPKTIGVAYCREISPWIALPITLMVKILTPIIWFFQALTRMIPRHNNKYPASQDEVKAIAALSRKSGEIDSQEEKVIGNILELKNKYVIDVMTPRTVTFSLDENLTVAEALTHANKWNYHSRVPVYNRKPDEITGIVLRKDVLQAAAEGMDSIKISTMIHPAHFVPESARLSRTMLDFFEMKRHLFVVVDEYGSVTGVISLEDIIEEIVGHEIMDESDQTQDMRALAKKKQKKRAAENRKSGNIS
- a CDS encoding HDOD domain-containing protein, which encodes MGKKYSIMVVDHDSENLDKFRTFLVGKGHLSNFCTSMSEAKSLMIGVYPDVFISRLDVEDDDGDILPYVSKNFPNAIRIAYDDKEKESDLMRQVASGNAHRYLCLPWDATRIKNALSKDIYTRSRISLHRCWKFIVKNKIKPALPEIVKDIEVLIRDEEFSFDKLVRLIEKDPVITANILKVVNSAAFAKNGTIGDLYHAVTYLGVSRVRELVLFICAKEAVTLHRKFSEHAREVADHCYKCSRLAGLIAEEILPGREKSTTTAALLHDIGKFLFFTYAENNPYLQFKELKSFFDMASSEYEVEEFGVTHAQLGGALMLWWNLPMTIVETAANHNMPLDKLNGIVRVVAIADRCLLEAHPGNTIQTDLNLIADKFPVDNWRKIAQKLHQDGENPFD